A genomic window from Motacilla alba alba isolate MOTALB_02 chromosome 2, Motacilla_alba_V1.0_pri, whole genome shotgun sequence includes:
- the WIPF3 gene encoding WAS/WASL-interacting protein family member 3 isoform X3: protein MVFPFFTASSEIPKLRKEDQKARNALLADIQQGTRLRKVTQINDRSAPQIEKPKGANRDGGNPAVTKGGSQQPLGGLFAGGFPVLRPAGQRDMTAGRPGQLSGGRAASPRPSAPPSSGAAKANSTPSHPAEVPKAAVPPEPPGTSRAAAGAAPGRPSLPAPPPPPPASSKPCLTFPPPPPVPPPADRPAKGVTPGAAPPAPLPPPQADKPGKPQAAASHPPPPPPPPPPPPLPPVPPCGLPGRAAEASAAAAAPAEGRDCPPPAPPPPPPPPPHAHPPPANRLSFPPSPAFSGADVPPPLPPKSPHLLSQFHKPSNIQSLPLPPTPGPPQPAAVVETRKKRPGRGAGTGAGKLVTPPQPPARSPTTELTSKSGVSAWATAHDPYTPLKNGNMHIIDDFESKFTFHSVEDFPPPDEFKPFQKTYPSKIPRDPSKNPPLRTHVR, encoded by the exons Atggtatttccatttttcaca GCAAGCTCAGAGATACCAAAATTGCGAAAGGAGGACCAGAAAGCACGAAACGCGCTCTTGGCTGATATCCAGCAGGGAACTCGCCTAAGGAAAGTGACCCAGATCAACGACCGCAGTGCACCACAGATTGAAA AACCCAAAGGAGCTAACAGAGATGGAGGTAACCCAGCTGTTACTAAAGGTGGctctcagcagcctctgggagGTTTATTTGCTGGTGGCTTTCCTGTTCTCAGACCAGCAGGCCAGAGGGACATGACAG CAGGGaggcctgggcagctctccGGAGGCCGAGCAGCATCCCCCAGACCCTCCGCGCCGCCGAGCAGCGGCGCTGCCAAGGCGAACAGCACCCCCTCGCACCCGGCCGAGGTTCCAAAGGCAGCTGTCCCACCGGAGCCCCCCGGCACCTCCCGAGCCGCAGCGGGAGCGGCTCCCGGGCGGCCCAGCCTGCCCGCCCCCCCTCCACCGCCCCCCGCTTCCAGCAAGCCTTGCCTcaccttccctcctcctccccctgtgccccctccGGCCGATCGCCCTGCCAAGGGCGTGACCCCCGGCGCtgctcccccggccccgctccctcccccTCAGGCTGACAAACCCGGCAAGCCTCAAGCAGCCGCTTCGCacccgcccccgccgccccctcctcctcctcctcccccgctgccccccgtgcccccctGCGGGCTGCCGGGCAGGGCCGCCGAGGCCTCtgcggccgccgccgctccggccGAGGGAAGGGACTGTCCCCctcccgcgccgccgcccccgcctcCTCCGCCGCCGCACGCCCACCCCCCGCCCGCCAACAGGCtctcctttcccccctccccggCCTTCAGCGGGGCCGACGTGCCCCCTCCGCTGCCCCCCAAGTCTCCCCACTTGCTGTCACAGTTCCATAAGCCAAGCAACATCCAGTCGCTGCCGCTGCCACCCACCCCCGGCCCCCCTCAGCCCGCAGCCGTGGTGGAGACCAGGAAGAAGAGACCCGGCCGAGGCGCAG gaaccGGTGCTGGGAAGCTGGTCACGCCTCCACAGCCACCCGCAAGATCCCCAACAACTGAACTTACAAGCAAGTCTGGAGTCTCAGCCTGGGCTACAGCTCATGACCCCTACACACcacttaaaaatggaaatatgcACATCATTG ATGACTTTGAATCAAAATTTACTTTCCATTCTGTGGAAGATTTCCCCCCACCTGATGAATTCAAaccatttcagaaaacatatCCCAGCAAGATACCCAGAG ATCCCTCTAAAAATCCTCCGTTAAGAACACACGTGAGATGA
- the WIPF3 gene encoding WAS/WASL-interacting protein family member 3 isoform X2, whose protein sequence is MPVPPPPPPPPPPPPPPPSGGPPPPPPSGGPPPPPPLASSEIPKLRKEDQKARNALLADIQQGTRLRKVTQINDRSAPQIEKPKGANRDGGNPAVTKGGSQQPLGGLFAGGFPVLRPAGQRDMTGRPGQLSGGRAASPRPSAPPSSGAAKANSTPSHPAEVPKAAVPPEPPGTSRAAAGAAPGRPSLPAPPPPPPASSKPCLTFPPPPPVPPPADRPAKGVTPGAAPPAPLPPPQADKPGKPQAAASHPPPPPPPPPPPPLPPVPPCGLPGRAAEASAAAAAPAEGRDCPPPAPPPPPPPPPHAHPPPANRLSFPPSPAFSGADVPPPLPPKSPHLLSQFHKPSNIQSLPLPPTPGPPQPAAVVETRKKRPGRGAGTGAGKLVTPPQPPARSPTTELTSKSGVSAWATAHDPYTPLKNGNMHIIDDFESKFTFHSVEDFPPPDEFKPFQKTYPSKIPRDPSKNPPLRTHVR, encoded by the exons GCAAGCTCAGAGATACCAAAATTGCGAAAGGAGGACCAGAAAGCACGAAACGCGCTCTTGGCTGATATCCAGCAGGGAACTCGCCTAAGGAAAGTGACCCAGATCAACGACCGCAGTGCACCACAGATTGAAA AACCCAAAGGAGCTAACAGAGATGGAGGTAACCCAGCTGTTACTAAAGGTGGctctcagcagcctctgggagGTTTATTTGCTGGTGGCTTTCCTGTTCTCAGACCAGCAGGCCAGAGGGACATGACAG GGaggcctgggcagctctccGGAGGCCGAGCAGCATCCCCCAGACCCTCCGCGCCGCCGAGCAGCGGCGCTGCCAAGGCGAACAGCACCCCCTCGCACCCGGCCGAGGTTCCAAAGGCAGCTGTCCCACCGGAGCCCCCCGGCACCTCCCGAGCCGCAGCGGGAGCGGCTCCCGGGCGGCCCAGCCTGCCCGCCCCCCCTCCACCGCCCCCCGCTTCCAGCAAGCCTTGCCTcaccttccctcctcctccccctgtgccccctccGGCCGATCGCCCTGCCAAGGGCGTGACCCCCGGCGCtgctcccccggccccgctccctcccccTCAGGCTGACAAACCCGGCAAGCCTCAAGCAGCCGCTTCGCacccgcccccgccgccccctcctcctcctcctcccccgctgccccccgtgcccccctGCGGGCTGCCGGGCAGGGCCGCCGAGGCCTCtgcggccgccgccgctccggccGAGGGAAGGGACTGTCCCCctcccgcgccgccgcccccgcctcCTCCGCCGCCGCACGCCCACCCCCCGCCCGCCAACAGGCtctcctttcccccctccccggCCTTCAGCGGGGCCGACGTGCCCCCTCCGCTGCCCCCCAAGTCTCCCCACTTGCTGTCACAGTTCCATAAGCCAAGCAACATCCAGTCGCTGCCGCTGCCACCCACCCCCGGCCCCCCTCAGCCCGCAGCCGTGGTGGAGACCAGGAAGAAGAGACCCGGCCGAGGCGCAG gaaccGGTGCTGGGAAGCTGGTCACGCCTCCACAGCCACCCGCAAGATCCCCAACAACTGAACTTACAAGCAAGTCTGGAGTCTCAGCCTGGGCTACAGCTCATGACCCCTACACACcacttaaaaatggaaatatgcACATCATTG ATGACTTTGAATCAAAATTTACTTTCCATTCTGTGGAAGATTTCCCCCCACCTGATGAATTCAAaccatttcagaaaacatatCCCAGCAAGATACCCAGAG ATCCCTCTAAAAATCCTCCGTTAAGAACACACGTGAGATGA
- the WIPF3 gene encoding WAS/WASL-interacting protein family member 3 isoform X1, whose translation MPVPPPPPPPPPPPPPPPSGGPPPPPPSGGPPPPPPLASSEIPKLRKEDQKARNALLADIQQGTRLRKVTQINDRSAPQIEKPKGANRDGGNPAVTKGGSQQPLGGLFAGGFPVLRPAGQRDMTAGRPGQLSGGRAASPRPSAPPSSGAAKANSTPSHPAEVPKAAVPPEPPGTSRAAAGAAPGRPSLPAPPPPPPASSKPCLTFPPPPPVPPPADRPAKGVTPGAAPPAPLPPPQADKPGKPQAAASHPPPPPPPPPPPPLPPVPPCGLPGRAAEASAAAAAPAEGRDCPPPAPPPPPPPPPHAHPPPANRLSFPPSPAFSGADVPPPLPPKSPHLLSQFHKPSNIQSLPLPPTPGPPQPAAVVETRKKRPGRGAGTGAGKLVTPPQPPARSPTTELTSKSGVSAWATAHDPYTPLKNGNMHIIDDFESKFTFHSVEDFPPPDEFKPFQKTYPSKIPRDPSKNPPLRTHVR comes from the exons GCAAGCTCAGAGATACCAAAATTGCGAAAGGAGGACCAGAAAGCACGAAACGCGCTCTTGGCTGATATCCAGCAGGGAACTCGCCTAAGGAAAGTGACCCAGATCAACGACCGCAGTGCACCACAGATTGAAA AACCCAAAGGAGCTAACAGAGATGGAGGTAACCCAGCTGTTACTAAAGGTGGctctcagcagcctctgggagGTTTATTTGCTGGTGGCTTTCCTGTTCTCAGACCAGCAGGCCAGAGGGACATGACAG CAGGGaggcctgggcagctctccGGAGGCCGAGCAGCATCCCCCAGACCCTCCGCGCCGCCGAGCAGCGGCGCTGCCAAGGCGAACAGCACCCCCTCGCACCCGGCCGAGGTTCCAAAGGCAGCTGTCCCACCGGAGCCCCCCGGCACCTCCCGAGCCGCAGCGGGAGCGGCTCCCGGGCGGCCCAGCCTGCCCGCCCCCCCTCCACCGCCCCCCGCTTCCAGCAAGCCTTGCCTcaccttccctcctcctccccctgtgccccctccGGCCGATCGCCCTGCCAAGGGCGTGACCCCCGGCGCtgctcccccggccccgctccctcccccTCAGGCTGACAAACCCGGCAAGCCTCAAGCAGCCGCTTCGCacccgcccccgccgccccctcctcctcctcctcccccgctgccccccgtgcccccctGCGGGCTGCCGGGCAGGGCCGCCGAGGCCTCtgcggccgccgccgctccggccGAGGGAAGGGACTGTCCCCctcccgcgccgccgcccccgcctcCTCCGCCGCCGCACGCCCACCCCCCGCCCGCCAACAGGCtctcctttcccccctccccggCCTTCAGCGGGGCCGACGTGCCCCCTCCGCTGCCCCCCAAGTCTCCCCACTTGCTGTCACAGTTCCATAAGCCAAGCAACATCCAGTCGCTGCCGCTGCCACCCACCCCCGGCCCCCCTCAGCCCGCAGCCGTGGTGGAGACCAGGAAGAAGAGACCCGGCCGAGGCGCAG gaaccGGTGCTGGGAAGCTGGTCACGCCTCCACAGCCACCCGCAAGATCCCCAACAACTGAACTTACAAGCAAGTCTGGAGTCTCAGCCTGGGCTACAGCTCATGACCCCTACACACcacttaaaaatggaaatatgcACATCATTG ATGACTTTGAATCAAAATTTACTTTCCATTCTGTGGAAGATTTCCCCCCACCTGATGAATTCAAaccatttcagaaaacatatCCCAGCAAGATACCCAGAG ATCCCTCTAAAAATCCTCCGTTAAGAACACACGTGAGATGA